The following coding sequences are from one Salvia hispanica cultivar TCC Black 2014 chromosome 3, UniMelb_Shisp_WGS_1.0, whole genome shotgun sequence window:
- the LOC125214757 gene encoding glucomannan 4-beta-mannosyltransferase 2-like — MAANSFTSESVYSPDIGGQISVLWEFIKAPLIVPLLTICVYICLAMSIMVFMERLYMGIVIVLVKLFWKKPEKRYKWEAMRDDDLEDGNAAFPMVLVQIPMFNEKEVYKISIGAACNLSWPADRLVIQVLDDSTDFTIKDMIERECLRWASKGVNIRYQIRETRGGYKAGALKEGLKHDYVKECEYVVIFDADFRPEPEFLRRAVPFLIHNPDIALVQARWRFVNSNECLLTRMQEMSLDYHFTVEQEVGSATHAFFGFNGTGGIWRIAAINEAGGWNDRTTVEDMDLAVRAGLKGWKFLYLGDLQVYSELPSTFKAFRFQQHRWSCGPANLFKKMMMGIATNKKVTLYKKFYVIYSFFFVRKIIAHFFTFFFYCVVLPLSILVPEVYVPKWGAIYLPCIITALNSVGTPRSFHLLFYWVLFENVMSFHRTKAAFIGLLEAKRVNEWVVTEKLGDKLSIKGNKSGSNKKSLRKLLGDRIQVHELGFAVFLFVCGCYDFAYGKNNYFIYLFLQVFTFTIVGLGYVGTIVPTS, encoded by the exons ATGGCCGCAAATAGCTTCACATCAGAATCCGTGTATTCTCCCGACATTGGAGGCCAAATTTCGGTGCTGTGGGAGTTCATCAAGGCGCCGTTGATTGTGCCCTTGCTGACGATTTGCGTGTATATATGCCTGGCCATGTCAATCATGGTGTTCATGGAGCGCCTCTACATGGGCATCGTCATCGTTTTGGTGAAGCTGTTTTGGAAGAAGCCTGAGAAGAGATACAAATGGGAGGCGATGAGGGATGATGATTTGGAGGATGGGAATGCTGCTTTCCCTATGGTTCTCGTTCAGATCCCCATGTTCAATGAGAAAgag GTTTACAAGATATCAATTGGCGCAGCTTGCAATCTGTCGTGGCCTGCTGATAGGCTTGTTATTCAAGTTCTCGACGACTCCACCGACTTTACAATCAAG GACATGATTGAGAGGGAATGCTTAAGGTGGGCAAGCAAAGGGGTTAACATTAGATACCAAATTAGGGAGACAAGAGGGGGCTACAAGGCCGGGGCGCTTAAGGAAGGACTGAAACACGACTACGTCAAAGAATGCGAGTACGTCGTCATTTTCGACGCTGATTTCCGGCCCGAACCCGAATTTCTCCGAAGGGCGGTCCCTTTTCTCATTCACAATCCGGACATTGCACTTGTACAAGCCCGGTGGAGATTCG TGAACTCAAATGAGTGCTTGCTGACAAGAATGCAAGAAATGTCATTAGATTATCATTTCACAGTTGAGCAAGAAGTAGGTTCAGCCACTCATGCCTTTTTTGGCTTCAACG gaaCTGGTGGAATATGGAGGATTGCAGCAATCAACGAGGCCGGAGGGTGGAACGACAGAACAACGGTCGAAGACATGGATCTTGCTGTTCGTGCTGGTCTCAAAGGCTGGAAATTTCTTTACCTTGGTGATCTCCAG GTGTATAGTGAACTCCCGAGTACTTTCAAAGCCTTCCGGTTCCAGCAGCATAGGTGGTCATGTGGACCGGCTAATCtctttaagaaaatgatgatgGGAATAGCAACAAACAAG AAAGTAACGTTGTACAAGAAATTCTACGTGATCTACAGCTTCTTCTTCGTGAGGAAGATCATCGCTCACTtcttcaccttcttcttctactGCGTGGTTCTGCCTCTCTCCATTTTGGTGCCTGAAGTATACGTCCCGAAATGGGGAGCCATTTACCTTCCTTGCATCATCACTGCCCTCAACTCAGTCGGAACGCCAAGGTCGTTCCATCTGCTCTTCTATTGGGTGCTGTTTGAGAACGTGATGTCCTTCCACCGCACCAAGGCAGCATTTATCGGGCTGCTGGAGGCGAAGAGGGTGAATGAGTGGGTGGTGACTGAGAAGCTCGGGGATAAGCTCAGCATCAAAGGTAACAAGAGTGGTTCGAATAAGAAGTCTCTGAGGAAGCTGCTGGGAGACAGGATTCAAGTGCACGAGCTGGGATTCGCGGTGTTTCTGTTCGTGTGTGGATGCTATGATTTCGCCTATGGGAAGAACAACTATTTCATATACCTATTTCTTCAAGTCTTCACCTTCACCATCG